Proteins from one Rosa chinensis cultivar Old Blush chromosome 7, RchiOBHm-V2, whole genome shotgun sequence genomic window:
- the LOC112179923 gene encoding plant UBX domain-containing protein 10 has product MSSTMRDDIRSSGEASCNGIVRRMVRLPRSLIGGFSRAMGHGRGRIGIGGRRTQNLPSNFQMQNTEEPLIVPEAFAFLHGFEQHYGTMHPFFYACQFMEALKIAKDEHKFLFMYLHSPEHPFTPSFCRETLSSELVVQFLDANFVSWAALTDREEGLQMAATLNPSCFPFCAIIAPAHSDSIAVLQKMEGPISPTELMGILQRTVEEQGLAFHSQKAKQAEQNQKMIADHRLRDEQDAAYLAALQIDKEKEKLKSSALAERIQKPVQVPKKANSEKLENHSNKKNNGKMKEASATRDSQYKEVANRGKDPQAAQILIRFPNGERREQCFLCTDKVQAIYRHIDSLGLPGIGNYRLISSFPRRVYGVDQMGMMLKDAGLHPRASLFLELL; this is encoded by the exons ATGTCATCAACAATGAGGGATGACATAAGATCATCTGGAGAGGCCTCTTGCAATGGTATTGTTCGCCGGATGGTGAGGCTCCCCAGAAGCCTGATTGGTGGATTTTCAAGAGCAATGGGTCATGGTAGAGGCCGTATAGGAATAGGAGGAAGAAGGACTCAAAATCTACCATCAAACTTCCAAATGCAGAATACAGAAGAACCCCTAATTGTTCCTGAAGCATTTGCCTTTCTACATGGCTTTGAGCAGCATTATGGTACCATGCATCCATTCTTTTATGCTTGCCAGTTTATGGAGGCCTTAAAGATTGCGAAGGATGAGCACAAGTTCTTGTTCATGTATCTCCACTCACCAGAACACCCCTTCACACCCTCTTTCTGTAGGGAGACACTGTCTTCAGAGCTGGTGGTGCAGTTTCTTGATgctaactttgtttcttgggcAGCACTCACTGATAGAGAGGAAGGTCTACAAATGGCTGCAACACTTAACCCTTCTTGCTTTCCGTTCTGCGCTATTATAGCTCCTGCTCATAGTGATAGCATAGCAGTCTTGCAGAAG ATGGAAGGGCCGATTTCTCCAACTGAGCTTATGGGGATTCTGCAGAGGACTGTGGAGGAACAAGGCTTGGCTTTCCACAGTCAAAAGGCCAAGCAGGCAGAACAGAATCAAAAGATGATAGCAGACCATCGTCTAAGAGACGAACAAGATGCAGCATATCTTGCAGCTCTACAAATAGACAAG GAAAAGGAGAAGCTGAAGAGTTCAGCTTTAGCAGAGAGAATTCAGAAGCCAGTACAAGTCCCTAAGAAAGCAAATTCTGAGAAGCTTGAGAATCattctaacaaaaaaaataatggaaaaatgaaagaggCTTCTGCTACCAGAGATTCTCAATACAAGGAGGTTGCTAATAGGGGGAAAGATCCTCAGGCTGCACAG ATACTGATAAGGTTTCCGAACGGTGAAAGAAGAGAGCAATGCTTCTTATGCACAGACAAAGTGCAGGCAATTTACAGACACATAGATTCATTAGGTCTACCTGGTATAGGAAACTACAGATTGATATCAAGCTTCCCAAGAAGAGTCTATGGGGTTGACCAGATGGGGATGATGCTCAAAGATGCTGGTCTGCATCCAAGAGCAAGCCTATTTCTTGAACTTCTGTAA